One Ornithorhynchus anatinus isolate Pmale09 chromosome 2, mOrnAna1.pri.v4, whole genome shotgun sequence DNA segment encodes these proteins:
- the LOC114806486 gene encoding lysozyme C, milk isozyme-like, with product MRGSPSFHHVPRGLWGPLLCLLATFILDTEAVVLSQCELAHALQEGGLDGYHDHSLAHWLCLAHHGSGLNTEAVFRLPDGSLGYGIFQIRGHKWCSPGEGLSENRCRMDCQDLLDTDLSNDIACAKIMMDNPSDSDAWDPWSHHCEGHDLADWDMECDH from the exons ATGAGGGGGTCACCTAGCTTCCACCATGTGCCTCGAGGCCTATGGGGCCCCCTTCTCTGCTTGCTGGCCACCTTCATCCTGGACACAGAAGCCGTGGTCTTGAGTCAATGCGAACTGGCCCATGCGCTGCAGGAAGGAGGCTTGGATGGTTATCATGATCACAGCCTCGCCCACT GGCTGTGTCTGGCTCACCATGGAAGCGGGCTCAACACCGAAGCCGTGTTCAGGCTGCCTGATGGGAGCCTGGGCTATGGCATCTTCCAAATCCGGGGCCACAAGTGGTGCAGTCCCGGGGAAGGCCTGTCTGAGAACCGCTGCCGCATGGACTGTCAAG ATCTGCTGGACACGGATCTCAGCAATGACATCGCCTGTGCCAAGATCATGATGGACAATCCGAGTGACTCAGATGCTTG GGACCCCTGGAGTCACCACTGCGAGGGACACGACCTAGCTgactgggacatggagtgtgacCACTAA
- the LOC114809124 gene encoding sperm acrosome-associated protein 5-like isoform X3, with protein sequence MWGRNTPKLNLWLGCGWAKAESKTQPAAHRLCLAHHGSGLNTEAIFRLPDGSMGYGVFQIRGHKWCSPGEGLSENHCHMDCQDLLDTDLSNDITCAKIMVDNPGGTDAWDPWSHHCKGHDLSDWAVNCGH encoded by the exons atgtgGGGGAGGAATACTCCCAAACTGAACCTATGGCTGGGCTGTGGTTGGGCAAAGGCAGAGAGTAAGACTCAGCCAGCTGCTCACA GGCTGTGTCTGGCTCACCATGGGAGCGGGCTCAACACAGAGGCCATATTCAGGCTGCCCGATGGGAGCATGGGCTACGGCGTCTTCCAGATCCGGGGCCACAAGTGGTGCAGTCCCGGGGAAGGCCTGTCTGAGAACCACTGCCACATGGACTGCCAGG ATCTGCTGGACACAGACCTCAGCAATGACATCACCTGTGCCAAGATCATGGTGGACAATCCAGGAGGCACAGATGCCTG GGATCCGTGGAGTCACCACTGCAAGGGGCACGACCTATCCGACTGGGCAGTGAACTGTGGCCACTAA
- the LOC114809124 gene encoding lysozyme C, milk isozyme-like isoform X1: protein MRGSPNPHRLPGGLWGPFLCLLAGLVLDTETLVMSQCELAHALQEGGLDGYHGHSLAHWLCLAHHGSGLNTEAIFRLPDGSMGYGVFQIRGHKWCSPGEGLSENHCHMDCQDLLDTDLSNDITCAKIMVDNPGGTDAWDPWSHHCKGHDLSDWAVNCGH from the exons ATGAGGGGGTCTCCCAACCCCCACCGCCTGCCCGGAGGCCTTTGGGGCCCCTTTCTTTGCCTGCTAGCCGGCCTCGTCCTGGACACGGAGACCCTGGTCATGAGTCAATGTGAACTGGCCCATGCGCTCCAGGAAGGAGGCTTGGATGGTTATCATGGCCACAGCCTGGCCCACT GGCTGTGTCTGGCTCACCATGGGAGCGGGCTCAACACAGAGGCCATATTCAGGCTGCCCGATGGGAGCATGGGCTACGGCGTCTTCCAGATCCGGGGCCACAAGTGGTGCAGTCCCGGGGAAGGCCTGTCTGAGAACCACTGCCACATGGACTGCCAGG ATCTGCTGGACACAGACCTCAGCAATGACATCACCTGTGCCAAGATCATGGTGGACAATCCAGGAGGCACAGATGCCTG GGATCCGTGGAGTCACCACTGCAAGGGGCACGACCTATCCGACTGGGCAGTGAACTGTGGCCACTAA
- the LOC114809124 gene encoding sperm acrosome-associated protein 5-like isoform X2 encodes MRGSPNPHRLPGGLWGPFLCLLAGLVLDTETLVMSQCELAHALQEGGLDGYHGHSLAHWLCLAHHGSGLNTEAIFRLPDGSMGYGVFQIRGHKWCSPGEGLSENHCHMDCQDLLDTDLSNDITCAKIMVDNPGGTDAW; translated from the exons ATGAGGGGGTCTCCCAACCCCCACCGCCTGCCCGGAGGCCTTTGGGGCCCCTTTCTTTGCCTGCTAGCCGGCCTCGTCCTGGACACGGAGACCCTGGTCATGAGTCAATGTGAACTGGCCCATGCGCTCCAGGAAGGAGGCTTGGATGGTTATCATGGCCACAGCCTGGCCCACT GGCTGTGTCTGGCTCACCATGGGAGCGGGCTCAACACAGAGGCCATATTCAGGCTGCCCGATGGGAGCATGGGCTACGGCGTCTTCCAGATCCGGGGCCACAAGTGGTGCAGTCCCGGGGAAGGCCTGTCTGAGAACCACTGCCACATGGACTGCCAGG ATCTGCTGGACACAGACCTCAGCAATGACATCACCTGTGCCAAGATCATGGTGGACAATCCAGGAGGCACAGATGCCTGGTGA